The Planctomycetota bacterium genome includes a region encoding these proteins:
- a CDS encoding peptidylprolyl isomerase gives MPKSYRSAPDMQIDPAKSYTANFKTNKGEIHVELFASEAPTTVNNFVFLAKDGFYDGIKFHRVIADFMIQGGCPLGTGTGDAGYKWNDEPSALKLKHDGPGVLSMANAGPNTNGSQFFITHVATDWLDGKHAVFGKVSAGQDVVDAIAQGDQIETIEITEA, from the coding sequence ATGCCCAAGTCATACCGCTCCGCACCCGACATGCAGATCGACCCTGCAAAGTCCTATACGGCCAACTTCAAGACCAATAAAGGCGAGATCCACGTCGAACTGTTCGCCAGCGAAGCCCCGACGACCGTGAACAACTTCGTGTTCCTCGCAAAGGACGGGTTCTATGACGGTATCAAGTTTCACCGTGTCATTGCGGACTTCATGATCCAGGGCGGTTGCCCGCTCGGTACCGGTACCGGTGACGCGGGCTACAAGTGGAACGACGAACCGAGCGCGCTCAAGCTCAAGCACGACGGCCCGGGCGTGCTGTCGATGGCCAATGCCGGTCCGAACACCAACGGCTCTCAGTTCTTCATCACCCACGTCGCGACCGACTGGCTCGACGGCAAGCACGCGGTGTTCGGCAAGGTCAGTGCTGGCCAGGACGTCGTTGACGCCATCGCGCAGGGTGACCAGATTGAAACCATCGAGATCACGGAGGCTTGA
- a CDS encoding PEP-CTERM sorting domain-containing protein yields the protein MSITLKQPIAVVAAFAFPAVALAGPGAVFSDDFSDGVIGLQWTQLADNPLDLAIIEENGQVGVMANGFGALTDDALYLSNGSAGFRLSTADPFNMQLDYSYATTADVSSPLEGLALVFGVGVDTDGQDSAAIGFGTANAGIGNLTGATVAFRVDDAQTVSLPDTTVSSTGTFVIDYAPDTDTLTFSTNDGFSDDLTGLVQGIWGTDALFVSFGARGNGFATDQFNSFFDNFVINTGTLVAVPEPASVGLIAFGGLALRRRR from the coding sequence ATGTCCATAACCCTGAAACAACCAATCGCCGTCGTTGCCGCATTCGCCTTTCCCGCAGTCGCGTTGGCCGGACCCGGAGCGGTGTTCAGCGATGACTTTTCCGACGGGGTCATCGGACTGCAGTGGACCCAGCTTGCCGACAACCCGCTGGACTTGGCCATCATTGAGGAAAACGGCCAGGTCGGTGTCATGGCGAACGGTTTCGGTGCACTCACCGATGACGCACTGTACCTCAGCAATGGCAGCGCGGGGTTCCGGCTCTCCACCGCCGACCCGTTCAACATGCAACTCGACTACAGCTACGCCACCACCGCCGACGTCAGCTCACCGCTGGAAGGACTCGCGCTGGTCTTCGGCGTCGGGGTCGACACCGACGGACAAGACAGTGCCGCGATCGGATTCGGCACGGCCAACGCCGGCATCGGGAACCTCACCGGTGCGACGGTTGCCTTCCGCGTCGACGATGCCCAGACCGTCTCACTCCCCGACACCACGGTTTCCTCAACCGGCACGTTCGTCATCGACTACGCGCCCGACACCGACACACTCACCTTCTCCACCAATGACGGCTTCAGTGATGATCTGACCGGCTTAGTGCAAGGTATCTGGGGCACGGATGCGTTGTTCGTCAGCTTCGGCGCACGCGGCAACGGCTTCGCGACGGACCAGTTCAACTCATTTTTCGACAACTTCGTGATCAACACTGGCACGCTCGTGGCCGTGCCGGAACCGGCATCGGTCGGATTGATCGCATTCGGAGGTTTGGCGCTACGGCGTCGGCGTTGA